One region of Pogona vitticeps strain Pit_001003342236 chromosome 1, PviZW2.1, whole genome shotgun sequence genomic DNA includes:
- the SYT8 gene encoding synaptotagmin-8 isoform X2 — protein sequence MANGTTTEAPSSLSNSTATPISTTAQPNFIDSLLNKIPLPRWALIAIVVAVGLVLLLLLVCIIRCCCCRKKRKKKEKVNLRSLNGTSTTTSLVQPDTEDIECGLADEKRGRLQYSLEYDFRNQEMKVAVKQAADLKAMDSGGTSDPYVIVYLTSDIRKKYETKVHRKTLSPVFNESFVFQIPQADVTETMLVMQVYDFNRFSKHDIIGEMRLPLGDVDLHHVMEQWHELSAASKIEQERLGEICFSLRYVPSTSKLTVVIIEAKKLKRMNSQGLSDPYVKVQLILNKKKWKRKKTSVKKSTLSPYFNEAFVFEVPFSLIQNVDLVISIWHHDKVTKDEQIGKLFLSCRATGNQLRHWSDMLANPRRPMAQWHSLQPAEEMDKTLGLKTRFKLPLPNS from the exons ATGGCGAACGGGACAACCACAGAGGCCCCAAGCAGCCTCAGTAACAGCACAGCAACCCCTATTTCAACCACAGCCCAGCCAAATTTCATTGATAGTCTTCTTAACAAAATTCCAT TGCCAAGATGGGCTCTTATCGCAATTGTTGTCGCAGTTGGCCTAGTTCTTCTACTCTTACTCGTCTGCATCATCAGATGCTGTTGCTGCAGGAAGAAAcgcaagaagaaggaaaaagtcaACTTGAGGAGCCTCAACGGCACTTCCACCACCACCAGTTTG GTCCAGCCTGATACAGAAGACATTGAGTGTGGACTGGCGGATGAGAAACGAGGGCGTCTGCAATACTCCCTGGAATATGACTTCCGTAATCAAGAG ATGAAGGTTGCTGTGAAGCAAGCAGCTGACCTGAAGGCCATGGACAGTGGAGGCACTTCTGATCCCTATGTGATTGTCTACCTTACATCTGATATAAGGAAGAAGTATGAAACAAAAGTTCACCGCAAGACACTCAGCCCTGTTTTCAATGAGTCCTTTGTTTTCCAG aTACCCCAGGCAGACGTCACCGAGACCATGCTTGTGATGCAGGTGTATGATTTCAACCGCTTTTCCAAACATGACATCATTGGAGAGATGCGGCTGCCTCTTGGGGATGTTGACTTGCATCATGTCATGGAACAATGGCATGAACTCAGTGCAGCAAGCAAGATTGAG CAAGAACGCCTTGGAGAGATTTGCTTTTCACTCCGATATGTACCCAGCACCAGCAAATTAACAGTAGTCATTATAGAAGCCAAGAAGCTCAAGCGGATGAATTCACAGGGACTATCAG ATCCTTATGTCAAAGTGCAACTGATTctgaacaaaaagaaatggaagagaaagaagacaagTGTAAAGAAAAGTACATTAAGTCCCTACTTCAATGAAGCATTTGTTTTTGAAGTGCCCTTCAGCTTGATCCAG AATGTAGACCTGGTGATTTCCATTTGGCACCATGACAAAGTGACCAAAGATGAACAGATTGGGAAGCTGTTCCTCAGCTGCCGAGCTACAGGCAACCAGCTACGTCATTGGTCTGACATGTTGGCCAATCCCCGTAGGCCTATGGCACAGTGGCACAGCCTACAGCCTGCGGAAGAGATGGATAAAACTCTGGGCCTGAAGACACGGTTCAAACTGCCATTACCCAACAGCTAA
- the SYT8 gene encoding synaptotagmin-8 isoform X1, whose protein sequence is MSSEAHLPGAMANGTTTEAPSSLSNSTATPISTTAQPNFIDSLLNKIPLPRWALIAIVVAVGLVLLLLLVCIIRCCCCRKKRKKKEKVNLRSLNGTSTTTSLVQPDTEDIECGLADEKRGRLQYSLEYDFRNQEMKVAVKQAADLKAMDSGGTSDPYVIVYLTSDIRKKYETKVHRKTLSPVFNESFVFQIPQADVTETMLVMQVYDFNRFSKHDIIGEMRLPLGDVDLHHVMEQWHELSAASKIEQERLGEICFSLRYVPSTSKLTVVIIEAKKLKRMNSQGLSDPYVKVQLILNKKKWKRKKTSVKKSTLSPYFNEAFVFEVPFSLIQNVDLVISIWHHDKVTKDEQIGKLFLSCRATGNQLRHWSDMLANPRRPMAQWHSLQPAEEMDKTLGLKTRFKLPLPNS, encoded by the exons ATGAGCAGCGAAG CACACCTTCCTGGAGCCATGGCGAACGGGACAACCACAGAGGCCCCAAGCAGCCTCAGTAACAGCACAGCAACCCCTATTTCAACCACAGCCCAGCCAAATTTCATTGATAGTCTTCTTAACAAAATTCCAT TGCCAAGATGGGCTCTTATCGCAATTGTTGTCGCAGTTGGCCTAGTTCTTCTACTCTTACTCGTCTGCATCATCAGATGCTGTTGCTGCAGGAAGAAAcgcaagaagaaggaaaaagtcaACTTGAGGAGCCTCAACGGCACTTCCACCACCACCAGTTTG GTCCAGCCTGATACAGAAGACATTGAGTGTGGACTGGCGGATGAGAAACGAGGGCGTCTGCAATACTCCCTGGAATATGACTTCCGTAATCAAGAG ATGAAGGTTGCTGTGAAGCAAGCAGCTGACCTGAAGGCCATGGACAGTGGAGGCACTTCTGATCCCTATGTGATTGTCTACCTTACATCTGATATAAGGAAGAAGTATGAAACAAAAGTTCACCGCAAGACACTCAGCCCTGTTTTCAATGAGTCCTTTGTTTTCCAG aTACCCCAGGCAGACGTCACCGAGACCATGCTTGTGATGCAGGTGTATGATTTCAACCGCTTTTCCAAACATGACATCATTGGAGAGATGCGGCTGCCTCTTGGGGATGTTGACTTGCATCATGTCATGGAACAATGGCATGAACTCAGTGCAGCAAGCAAGATTGAG CAAGAACGCCTTGGAGAGATTTGCTTTTCACTCCGATATGTACCCAGCACCAGCAAATTAACAGTAGTCATTATAGAAGCCAAGAAGCTCAAGCGGATGAATTCACAGGGACTATCAG ATCCTTATGTCAAAGTGCAACTGATTctgaacaaaaagaaatggaagagaaagaagacaagTGTAAAGAAAAGTACATTAAGTCCCTACTTCAATGAAGCATTTGTTTTTGAAGTGCCCTTCAGCTTGATCCAG AATGTAGACCTGGTGATTTCCATTTGGCACCATGACAAAGTGACCAAAGATGAACAGATTGGGAAGCTGTTCCTCAGCTGCCGAGCTACAGGCAACCAGCTACGTCATTGGTCTGACATGTTGGCCAATCCCCGTAGGCCTATGGCACAGTGGCACAGCCTACAGCCTGCGGAAGAGATGGATAAAACTCTGGGCCTGAAGACACGGTTCAAACTGCCATTACCCAACAGCTAA